The following proteins are co-located in the Bacillus pumilus genome:
- a CDS encoding polysaccharide pyruvyl transferase family protein, with product MRLTLQQLKAHAAEWLLLKVKYPLEYRLSRRKLPEMSHQKKIILTLLPAHDNLGDHAIAYASYCFLKKHFPAYEIIEVDMKEMYRLARPLKSMRHPEDIVCIIGGGNMGDLYRYEEWTRQFIMNTFKSYPVIQLPATAHFTETKRGKREERRAIQTYKRHPRLLLMARDQTTYDWMKQHFPDKDVWKQPDMVLTLDESSKDQKREGVLLCLREDKEAYLTQKERQQLQQHVKETYDQVGFITTTIGKRVDRTTRLEELSALWTELRQAQVVVTDRLHGMIFCAITHTPCVVLRSFDHKVMEGYEWVSQLPFVTLLKEPNETAVKEAMIQLIKTGDQKGEEAG from the coding sequence ATGAGATTGACATTACAGCAATTGAAGGCACACGCCGCAGAGTGGCTGCTCTTAAAGGTCAAATATCCGCTTGAGTATAGGCTGAGCCGCCGCAAGCTGCCAGAGATGAGCCATCAGAAAAAAATCATTCTCACGCTGCTGCCAGCACATGATAATTTGGGGGACCATGCCATTGCCTATGCGAGCTATTGTTTTTTAAAGAAGCACTTTCCAGCCTATGAAATCATAGAAGTAGACATGAAAGAGATGTATCGACTCGCCCGCCCGTTAAAGAGCATGCGGCACCCGGAGGACATCGTCTGTATCATTGGTGGGGGTAATATGGGGGATTTATACCGGTACGAAGAATGGACAAGGCAATTTATCATGAACACCTTCAAGTCCTATCCCGTCATTCAGCTGCCCGCTACTGCTCATTTCACAGAAACAAAAAGAGGAAAAAGAGAAGAACGGCGCGCCATTCAAACGTACAAACGTCACCCGAGACTGCTCCTTATGGCGAGAGATCAAACAACCTATGATTGGATGAAGCAGCATTTTCCTGATAAAGATGTGTGGAAACAGCCTGATATGGTGCTGACATTAGACGAATCATCAAAGGATCAAAAACGTGAAGGGGTTCTGCTTTGTCTGCGAGAGGATAAGGAAGCGTATCTCACCCAAAAGGAGCGGCAGCAACTACAGCAGCATGTCAAAGAGACGTATGATCAAGTTGGTTTCATCACGACGACAATTGGTAAACGAGTCGATCGAACAACTCGCTTAGAGGAATTATCGGCCTTGTGGACCGAGTTAAGACAAGCGCAAGTCGTCGTGACAGACCGGCTGCATGGCATGATCTTTTGTGCGATTACACATACACCATGTGTTGTCCTCAGGTCGTTTGATCATAAGGTGATGGAAGGGTATGAATGGGTGTCGCAACTTCCGTTTGTAACCCTCTTAAAAGAACCAAATGAGACAGCTGTGAAAGAGGCGATGATTCAGCTTATAAAAACAGGCGATCAAAAGGGAGAGGAAGCTGGATGA
- a CDS encoding glycosyltransferase family 2 protein, which translates to MPAISLLVAVYNTSQYVEQCLQSIADQSFSDIEVILVNDGSTDHSGALLEAFAERDKRFRVIHQTNQGLGAVRNRGIEEARGTYFAFVDSDDILAPHYCEALYERAEMTGADLVVSEYWIQFEQSKRTIPTTLLNHQSADKTSLIEALLHGAITGFSWNKLYRRAFIEEHHIRFPLRGELENIEDQYVTLRCFSLSRVIAFVHEPLYYYRVHLSSIVQRYQKQYFQHGLTFYHAQRLFLKEHDELPPYEKALDFFMVNHTLHCMLNEWKSQNSLSFQEKLDHMREMVTHEAFQHAVKRMERSKLTVRKRMILFLARCQWVHPLSAAASSYQKWIEYQTRK; encoded by the coding sequence ATGCCAGCTATCAGTCTATTGGTCGCAGTCTACAATACGAGTCAATATGTGGAGCAATGCCTTCAATCGATTGCAGATCAAAGCTTTTCAGATATAGAGGTCATTCTCGTCAATGATGGATCTACAGATCACAGCGGAGCATTGCTTGAAGCGTTTGCTGAGCGTGATAAGCGTTTTCGGGTGATTCATCAAACCAATCAAGGGTTAGGGGCTGTGAGAAACCGGGGCATAGAAGAAGCAAGAGGGACGTATTTCGCCTTTGTTGATTCAGACGATATTCTCGCTCCTCATTACTGTGAAGCCTTGTATGAAAGAGCTGAAATGACTGGGGCTGATCTTGTTGTAAGTGAGTATTGGATTCAATTCGAACAATCAAAACGAACAATACCAACGACTCTTTTAAACCATCAATCAGCCGATAAAACGAGTTTAATAGAAGCGTTATTACATGGAGCCATCACTGGATTCTCATGGAATAAGCTGTATCGGCGTGCTTTTATCGAAGAACACCACATCCGTTTTCCACTGCGGGGTGAGCTTGAGAACATTGAAGATCAGTATGTGACGCTGCGCTGTTTTTCTTTATCACGTGTCATTGCCTTTGTTCATGAGCCTCTCTATTATTACCGGGTTCATCTGTCATCGATTGTGCAGCGATACCAAAAGCAGTATTTTCAGCATGGACTGACCTTTTATCATGCACAGCGCTTGTTCTTAAAAGAGCATGATGAGCTGCCTCCGTATGAGAAGGCCCTAGATTTTTTTATGGTCAATCATACGCTTCACTGTATGCTCAATGAATGGAAAAGCCAGAATTCCCTCTCCTTCCAGGAAAAGCTTGATCACATGCGGGAAATGGTGACACACGAGGCTTTTCAGCATGCAGTCAAACGAATGGAGCGATCGAAGCTCACCGTTCGAAAACGAATGATTTTATTTCTTGCCAGGTGTCAGTGGGTTCATCCGCTTTCTGCCGCCGCTTCAAGCTATCAAAAATGGATTGAATATCAAACAAGGAAATAG
- a CDS encoding EpsG family protein, producing the protein MAVYLVNMIMVYLWSSFAAFYGRRDDTIQSGWRPNKLLVFFPFLFLCIVAGIRYKVGTDFVTYGQMYEFSVNYEKPWHIFGFGVDKAATDPGFTFILWMLNQLSHEPQMMYISVGVITYFFIIKTLVRYGRPFELSMLLFLGTFHYYASFNGMRQYMVAAVLFYAIRLVINGEWKLYFPLVLVCSLFHSSALIMIPVYFIVRTKAWSWMMFVLCMIFLGLTALYDRFISVFVVMLQGSSYGHYEEWLTTNTNGMNVTKIGVLILPLLLAFFYRKRLRELTPESDYVVNFCLLGFLFGILATKDVIYARFHIYFGLYQLILLPYFTRIFDQRSNVFMYVGIAVCYILYSIMLMPFDSSVLPYRTIFTK; encoded by the coding sequence ATGGCGGTATATTTGGTGAACATGATCATGGTCTATTTATGGTCGAGCTTTGCTGCATTTTACGGCAGGCGTGATGATACCATTCAAAGCGGATGGCGGCCTAACAAGCTTCTGGTGTTTTTTCCGTTTTTATTTCTTTGTATCGTAGCTGGTATTCGGTACAAAGTGGGAACCGATTTTGTGACCTATGGACAGATGTATGAGTTCTCCGTCAACTATGAAAAGCCTTGGCATATATTTGGATTCGGTGTGGACAAAGCCGCAACCGATCCGGGGTTTACGTTCATCTTATGGATGCTTAATCAACTATCACATGAGCCGCAAATGATGTATATCTCGGTCGGGGTCATCACCTATTTTTTTATTATCAAGACGCTGGTGCGATATGGACGGCCCTTTGAGCTCAGTATGCTGCTTTTTCTCGGCACCTTTCATTATTACGCTTCATTTAATGGAATGCGTCAGTATATGGTGGCTGCGGTTCTTTTTTATGCCATCCGGCTCGTTATCAATGGTGAATGGAAATTGTATTTTCCGCTCGTTCTTGTGTGTTCGTTGTTTCATTCATCGGCTCTCATCATGATTCCAGTATATTTTATCGTGAGAACAAAGGCTTGGTCATGGATGATGTTTGTCTTATGCATGATTTTCTTAGGCTTAACCGCTCTTTATGACCGTTTTATCTCTGTGTTTGTGGTGATGCTGCAAGGGAGTTCTTATGGTCATTATGAGGAATGGCTCACAACGAATACGAATGGAATGAATGTGACAAAAATCGGTGTATTGATTCTGCCGCTCCTGCTTGCTTTCTTTTATCGAAAACGACTTCGTGAACTGACACCTGAGAGTGATTACGTTGTGAATTTTTGCTTGCTTGGTTTCTTGTTTGGCATTCTTGCAACAAAGGATGTCATTTATGCAAGATTTCATATTTATTTTGGCTTATATCAGCTCATTTTACTGCCATATTTCACACGCATTTTTGATCAGCGGTCTAATGTCTTTATGTATGTAGGGATTGCTGTTTGCTATATTTTGTACAGCATCATGCTGATGCCGTTCGATTCTTCTGTTTTACCGTATAGAACGATTTTTACAAAATAG
- a CDS encoding glycosyltransferase family 1 protein gives MSEPKRVLHIVGGMNRGGAETMIMNIYRALDRNVLQFDFITHRQDVCDYDEEIRRLGGRIFYVPSIGASSPLVFVKTLTKTIKRTGPYQAVHAHTDFQTGFSALAAKLAGVKVRICHSHNTAWRQSSTWLDHLMLKGFRQLIFAFSTQLVACGEDAGVFLFGQKKMKNGRVEVLPNGIDLNLFFQPGPDEKVEMKKQLHLHEKKLVIGHIGRFHEQKNHVFFIELAQTLKKQGVSFQLVLVGDGPLRQVVESYAKKAGLMEDIVFTGVVSDVPQYMKAFDVFVMPSLFEGLPLVLVEAQASGLPCVISDHITEEVDLGCGLVKRKSLRDSAHEWMKAILEAYHAEPPLQETITSQLGQRGFDVKQNITRVMNVYGL, from the coding sequence ATGAGTGAGCCAAAGCGTGTACTCCATATTGTGGGCGGGATGAACCGCGGCGGAGCAGAAACGATGATTATGAACATCTATCGTGCACTCGACAGAAATGTCCTTCAATTTGATTTCATTACCCACCGACAGGACGTCTGTGATTATGATGAGGAAATTCGTCGGCTCGGGGGGCGCATCTTTTACGTCCCAAGTATTGGGGCGTCCTCTCCTTTGGTTTTTGTGAAAACTTTGACAAAGACGATCAAGCGAACAGGACCTTATCAGGCAGTGCATGCACATACGGATTTTCAAACAGGTTTTTCCGCACTTGCTGCTAAACTTGCGGGCGTTAAGGTGCGCATTTGTCATTCACATAATACGGCTTGGAGACAGTCTTCAACCTGGCTTGACCACTTGATGCTCAAAGGGTTTCGTCAGCTGATCTTTGCCTTTTCTACACAGCTCGTCGCATGTGGCGAAGATGCCGGTGTTTTTTTATTCGGGCAGAAAAAAATGAAAAATGGACGAGTTGAGGTTTTGCCAAATGGGATTGATTTGAACCTTTTCTTTCAGCCTGGGCCAGACGAAAAGGTGGAGATGAAAAAGCAGCTTCATCTTCATGAAAAGAAACTGGTCATTGGTCATATTGGGCGATTTCATGAGCAAAAAAACCATGTTTTTTTCATCGAGCTGGCACAGACTTTAAAGAAGCAGGGGGTCTCATTTCAGCTTGTCCTCGTAGGAGATGGACCGCTGAGACAAGTGGTCGAATCGTATGCGAAAAAAGCAGGATTAATGGAGGACATTGTCTTTACCGGGGTCGTATCGGACGTTCCGCAGTATATGAAAGCATTTGATGTGTTTGTGATGCCTTCCTTGTTTGAAGGTCTTCCGCTTGTATTAGTAGAAGCACAGGCATCTGGACTGCCTTGTGTGATCTCAGATCACATTACAGAGGAAGTTGATCTAGGCTGCGGACTCGTTAAACGGAAATCACTGCGCGATTCAGCACATGAGTGGATGAAAGCGATTCTTGAAGCGTATCATGCAGAACCTCCTCTTCAAGAGACCATTACTTCTCAGCTTGGCCAAAGAGGATTTGATGTGAAGCAGAACATCACACGTGTGATGAATGTATATGGATTGTAA
- a CDS encoding glycosyltransferase family 2 protein, with protein sequence MRKPKVSIIMGVYNCQETVEESIESILHQTYKNWELIICDDASTDGTYEKVLPYTKHDPERIRLIRNKHNLRLAASLNRCLAEASGELIARQDGDDLSVSTRLETQVYFLETHPEYDVVGTAMTIFDESGTKGVRALASEPNRKVLARGTPFCHGTIMMRASAYKALNGYRSVKTTRRMEDIDLWIRFFAAGRKGFNLQEPLYLVREDEAAFQRRKFRYSMDNAMLVIKACWLLKLSPLDYLFALKPVIRACLSPKTMRLYHQRKLEASMLKRRTIRDE encoded by the coding sequence ATGCGTAAGCCGAAGGTGTCTATCATCATGGGCGTCTACAATTGCCAAGAGACAGTAGAAGAAAGCATTGAATCGATTCTTCATCAAACCTATAAAAACTGGGAGCTCATCATATGTGATGACGCATCAACAGATGGGACCTATGAGAAAGTACTGCCTTATACAAAGCATGATCCTGAAAGAATTCGCCTCATCCGAAATAAACACAACCTAAGACTTGCCGCCAGTCTGAATCGCTGTCTAGCTGAAGCGAGTGGAGAATTGATCGCCAGACAGGATGGTGATGATCTATCGGTGTCAACACGTTTAGAAACACAGGTTTATTTCCTCGAAACACATCCTGAATATGATGTGGTCGGTACGGCGATGACGATTTTTGATGAGTCTGGAACGAAGGGCGTACGTGCACTTGCCTCAGAACCTAATCGAAAGGTGCTGGCAAGAGGAACTCCTTTTTGTCACGGGACCATTATGATGAGAGCTTCTGCATACAAGGCTTTAAATGGATATCGTTCTGTGAAAACAACAAGGCGTATGGAAGATATCGATCTTTGGATTCGCTTTTTTGCTGCTGGAAGGAAAGGCTTTAACTTGCAAGAGCCGTTATACCTTGTGAGAGAGGATGAAGCGGCCTTTCAGCGCCGAAAGTTCCGATATTCCATGGATAATGCCATGCTCGTTATAAAAGCATGCTGGCTATTAAAGTTGTCGCCGTTAGATTATTTATTTGCTCTCAAGCCGGTGATCCGGGCCTGTTTGTCACCGAAGACCATGAGGCTTTATCATCAGCGGAAGCTGGAGGCGTCTATGCTGAAAAGGAGGACGATTCGGGATGAGTGA
- a CDS encoding glycosyltransferase family 4 protein, which translates to MKKKVLFCATVDYHFKAFHLPYFRWFQEQGWEVHTAANGQLELPHVDQAHSIPIQRSPFHLRNRLAYVELKKLLEKEHYDLIHCHTPMGSVIGRLAAKSTRKKGAKVLYTAHGFHFWKGAPLQNWLLYYPIERWLVQYTDALITINGEDYERADRLSKEKASVHYVPGMGVDMKRFAPVDDKEKQRLRTVYGFTPQDFIVLCAGELNVNKNQRMLIKACAQLYRKIPNVKVVFAGEGASRPFYEKLVRQMNLEQRVQFAGFCKQIEEWMHVSDVCVSTSLREGLGMNLLEAMSAEKPIIATENRGHCELIKHGVNGFLVEPQDVNSLADYLQQLYHRKDQLHLMGKAGRSMAHAFAQEQTVSAMEEIYTTYMGHAEKVMQHA; encoded by the coding sequence ATGAAGAAAAAAGTCTTGTTTTGCGCAACGGTTGATTATCATTTTAAGGCATTCCACCTTCCGTATTTTCGGTGGTTTCAGGAACAAGGATGGGAAGTGCACACAGCGGCAAATGGTCAGCTGGAGCTGCCGCATGTGGATCAAGCTCATTCCATTCCGATTCAGCGCTCCCCTTTTCATTTGCGCAACCGGCTCGCGTATGTGGAGCTGAAGAAGCTGCTAGAGAAAGAGCATTACGACTTGATCCATTGTCATACACCGATGGGAAGTGTCATTGGCAGGCTTGCAGCCAAAAGCACGCGCAAAAAAGGGGCGAAGGTTCTTTACACCGCACATGGGTTTCACTTTTGGAAGGGGGCGCCGCTTCAAAACTGGCTGCTCTATTATCCAATTGAGAGATGGCTCGTGCAATATACAGACGCGCTCATCACCATTAATGGAGAAGACTATGAAAGAGCGGATCGTCTGTCAAAAGAGAAGGCATCTGTCCATTATGTTCCCGGCATGGGTGTGGATATGAAGCGGTTTGCACCTGTCGATGACAAAGAAAAGCAACGCCTTCGTACAGTATATGGATTTACCCCGCAAGATTTCATCGTGCTGTGTGCTGGTGAATTGAACGTCAATAAAAATCAAAGGATGCTCATCAAAGCATGTGCACAGCTGTATAGGAAAATACCGAATGTGAAGGTCGTGTTTGCCGGGGAAGGGGCAAGCAGGCCGTTCTATGAAAAGCTGGTACGCCAGATGAATCTTGAGCAGCGTGTCCAATTTGCTGGTTTTTGCAAACAAATCGAGGAATGGATGCATGTGAGTGATGTATGTGTGTCAACGAGTCTGAGAGAAGGGCTCGGCATGAACCTTCTTGAAGCGATGTCTGCTGAGAAGCCGATCATTGCCACTGAAAATAGAGGGCACTGTGAGCTTATCAAACATGGAGTGAACGGCTTTTTAGTCGAACCGCAAGATGTGAATAGTTTAGCTGATTATTTGCAGCAGCTTTATCACCGAAAGGACCAGCTGCACCTCATGGGAAAAGCGGGGCGTTCCATGGCTCATGCATTTGCACAGGAGCAGACGGTGAGTGCCATGGAAGAGATTTATACAACCTATATGGGTCATGCAGAGAAGGTGATGCAGCATGCGTAA
- a CDS encoding polysaccharide biosynthesis protein codes for MTYAQRLSIIVALDSYLILVAVFFGFQFVQEAALTVYTFEMLVISSLSLLIGHHVFSYIFHVYKQVWAYTGVRELFSLMKTFVCSFLFSMTMLYLFVQTWPFRFLFIVWLFHILFIGASRMASRLFHDGAKRLHIEKERALIIGAGSAGAIIVRQLQQSSDVHIEPVAFIDDDKTKHKLEIMGLPVLGGKEHIQTAVVMMDIQKIIIAIPSKSSHTLKGLYKECVATGVKTQIMPEMEQILKGTHALNQLRDVQPEDLLGREPIQLDTSRLSVHLKGKTIMVTGAGGSIGSEICRQICVFAPQAIVLVGHGEFSIHSILLELKELYEGSISLYPQIADIQDKQKMSEIVGHFQPDMIYHAAAHKHVPLMEISPKEAVKNNIIGTKNVAEAAHEHGIETFVLISSDKAVNPANVMGATKRFAEMLIMQMGASSETKFVAVRFGNVLGSRGSVIPIFKKQIEKGGPVTVTHPAMTRYFMTIPEASRLVIQAGALAEGRQIFVLDMGEPVKIVDLAENLIHLSGYTTDQIPITFTGIRPGEKMYEELLNQHEKAQEQIFPKIHIGHALDGDPYVLNRFIHEFDMMSDEQMRQALFAAIESHDLLSEQMKREEETLANEEKSLVLRNG; via the coding sequence TTGACTTACGCCCAAAGATTATCAATTATCGTGGCACTAGATTCATATCTCATCTTAGTTGCCGTCTTTTTTGGCTTTCAATTTGTCCAAGAAGCGGCGTTAACCGTATATACATTTGAAATGCTCGTCATTTCTTCGCTCAGTCTGCTCATTGGGCACCATGTATTTTCCTACATTTTTCACGTGTACAAGCAAGTATGGGCATATACAGGGGTTAGAGAGCTATTTTCTTTAATGAAAACCTTTGTGTGTTCTTTTTTATTTTCAATGACGATGCTGTACCTTTTCGTACAGACATGGCCATTTCGATTTTTATTCATCGTTTGGCTTTTCCATATCTTGTTCATCGGGGCATCTCGTATGGCATCTAGACTATTTCATGATGGCGCAAAGCGGCTGCACATAGAAAAGGAACGGGCATTAATCATTGGTGCCGGATCAGCTGGGGCCATTATTGTTCGTCAGCTTCAGCAGTCGAGTGATGTCCATATTGAGCCAGTCGCCTTCATCGATGATGACAAGACGAAGCATAAGCTTGAAATCATGGGTCTGCCCGTCCTAGGGGGAAAAGAACATATTCAAACAGCAGTCGTGATGATGGATATTCAAAAGATCATCATCGCCATTCCGTCCAAAAGCAGCCACACCTTAAAAGGGCTGTATAAGGAATGTGTAGCGACTGGCGTCAAAACACAGATTATGCCGGAAATGGAGCAGATTTTAAAAGGAACCCATGCACTGAATCAATTACGGGATGTACAGCCAGAGGATTTACTAGGAAGAGAGCCGATTCAATTAGATACAAGTCGTCTATCTGTTCACTTAAAGGGAAAAACGATCATGGTGACAGGGGCAGGCGGGTCGATTGGATCAGAAATCTGTCGTCAAATTTGTGTGTTTGCCCCTCAAGCGATTGTGCTAGTGGGACATGGAGAATTCAGCATTCATTCTATTTTACTAGAGCTGAAAGAATTATATGAGGGCAGCATCAGCCTCTATCCACAAATTGCGGATATTCAAGATAAACAGAAAATGAGTGAAATCGTTGGTCATTTTCAGCCGGATATGATTTATCATGCTGCCGCACATAAGCACGTCCCGCTCATGGAGATCAGTCCGAAAGAAGCGGTGAAAAACAATATTATCGGGACAAAAAATGTTGCAGAAGCCGCACATGAGCACGGAATCGAAACCTTCGTCCTCATTTCATCTGATAAAGCGGTCAACCCTGCCAATGTAATGGGAGCCACAAAGCGGTTTGCTGAAATGCTGATCATGCAAATGGGGGCAAGCAGTGAGACGAAGTTTGTGGCCGTTCGATTTGGGAATGTACTCGGAAGCAGGGGGAGCGTCATACCAATCTTTAAAAAACAAATCGAAAAAGGTGGACCGGTGACGGTCACGCATCCAGCCATGACAAGATATTTTATGACCATCCCAGAAGCATCAAGGCTGGTCATTCAAGCAGGCGCACTGGCAGAAGGAAGACAGATCTTTGTATTAGATATGGGGGAGCCAGTGAAAATTGTCGACCTCGCAGAAAACCTCATTCACCTCTCAGGCTACACTACAGACCAGATTCCGATTACCTTCACGGGCATTCGTCCCGGAGAGAAAATGTACGAGGAGTTACTCAACCAGCATGAAAAAGCACAGGAGCAAATTTTCCCGAAAATTCATATCGGTCACGCACTGGATGGTGATCCATATGTGCTGAACCGCTTTATCCATGAATTTGACATGATGAGTGACGAGCAAATGAGACAAGCGTTATTTGCTGCCATTGAGTCGCATGATTTGTTGTCTGAACAGATGAAAAGAGAGGAGGAGACGCTTGCCAATGAAGAAAAAAGTCTTGTTTTGCGCAACGGTTGA
- a CDS encoding CpsD/CapB family tyrosine-protein kinase translates to MIFKRKKREKRDLSCISVLNPHSVIAEQFRTIRTNIEFTSIQTRLKSILVTSSLPKEGKSFAAANLAAVFAQQKKRVLLMDADLRKPAVHEYFDLSHHTGLTNVLLNNCSLEEAVLPTPIEHLELLPSGTIPPNPAELLSSSVMKQLFYEIEQQYDMVIVDSAPLLPVADAKILANRTDGSILVVLSGKTKIAAVKKSKEVLEGTTGKLLGAMLNGKKEKKGRLYMY, encoded by the coding sequence TTGATCTTTAAGAGGAAGAAAAGAGAAAAGAGAGATTTATCCTGTATTTCTGTATTAAATCCTCACTCTGTCATTGCGGAACAATTTCGTACGATCCGAACGAACATCGAATTCACATCGATCCAAACAAGGCTGAAGTCGATATTGGTGACATCCTCCTTGCCGAAGGAAGGGAAATCATTTGCGGCTGCAAACTTAGCAGCTGTTTTTGCACAGCAGAAAAAGCGGGTCCTGCTCATGGATGCTGATTTGCGAAAGCCGGCCGTTCATGAATATTTTGACCTGAGTCATCACACGGGTTTAACCAACGTGCTATTAAATAACTGCAGTTTGGAGGAAGCCGTTTTACCTACACCGATTGAGCATTTAGAGCTGCTTCCGAGCGGAACCATTCCGCCGAATCCAGCTGAGCTGCTCTCCTCTTCTGTGATGAAGCAGCTATTTTATGAGATTGAACAGCAATATGACATGGTGATCGTTGATTCCGCACCGCTTCTGCCTGTTGCCGATGCGAAGATCCTGGCGAACCGTACGGATGGAAGCATTCTCGTTGTATTAAGCGGCAAAACAAAGATCGCTGCCGTAAAGAAGTCAAAAGAAGTATTAGAAGGAACAACAGGCAAACTGCTTGGCGCTATGCTAAATGGAAAGAAAGAGAAAAAGGGCAGGCTGTATATGTATTAA
- a CDS encoding YveK family protein codes for MNENIGFKQLFSVIKEKMALLILIVLIVTGISAYYQFYVSTPVYQATTQILVHKRSNDAQANLNDIQMNLQYTRTFQVLLKSPIVIEKVKETLNLTESAEGLKHKIATSTENESEVINISVQDEDRAKAVAIANTATEVLQEEIKKTMNMDRINVLSEAKLSNTILMNSRKFVHIVLALGASLLGGITLIFLMNLLDDTVKRTHQIREEIGLPSLGSVYQMQADRRAKKDKQSVITGGQNIDL; via the coding sequence ATGAATGAGAATATAGGTTTTAAGCAGCTGTTTTCTGTCATTAAAGAGAAAATGGCCCTTCTGATCCTGATTGTCCTGATCGTAACGGGCATTTCAGCCTACTATCAGTTCTATGTCTCGACTCCTGTATATCAGGCAACCACTCAAATTCTTGTTCATAAACGCAGCAATGACGCACAAGCGAATTTAAACGATATTCAGATGAACCTTCAATATACACGTACCTTTCAAGTCCTATTAAAAAGTCCGATCGTCATTGAAAAAGTAAAAGAAACGCTCAATCTCACAGAATCAGCTGAAGGATTAAAACACAAAATTGCCACAAGTACAGAAAATGAGTCTGAGGTCATAAATATTTCTGTACAAGATGAGGATCGCGCGAAGGCAGTAGCGATTGCTAATACCGCAACAGAGGTGCTGCAAGAAGAAATCAAAAAAACCATGAATATGGATCGCATTAATGTTTTGTCTGAAGCCAAGCTGTCCAACACGATTCTCATGAATTCAAGGAAATTCGTTCATATCGTTCTGGCACTAGGCGCCTCTTTATTAGGAGGAATTACACTCATTTTCTTAATGAATCTACTTGATGATACTGTAAAACGAACACATCAAATAAGAGAAGAGATCGGATTGCCGTCGCTCGGCAGTGTCTATCAGATGCAAGCAGACAGGAGGGCAAAAAAAGACAAGCAGTCCGTCATAACGGGAGGACAGAACATTGATCTTTAA
- the slrR gene encoding HTH-type transcriptional regulator SlrR, translating into MIGKVIRIYRKRKGYSIQQLAEDAHVSKSYLSKIERGVHRNPSVQFLKKVSSSLEIDLQELFDAETMMFHYSEGGEQEWREHIVNAVQSGMPKEGLYQLLQTYRKEQEEKTLHVTHRKLTDSNMSEWKRLMSEAKAIGLSTEEVKAFLTNMGERRS; encoded by the coding sequence ATGATAGGCAAGGTGATACGCATTTACCGAAAGAGGAAAGGATACTCGATTCAGCAGCTGGCTGAAGATGCCCATGTTTCTAAGTCGTATTTGAGTAAAATTGAGCGTGGTGTCCATCGGAATCCATCTGTCCAGTTTTTAAAAAAGGTATCCTCTTCACTAGAAATTGATTTACAAGAGCTGTTTGATGCAGAGACGATGATGTTTCATTACTCTGAGGGCGGTGAACAGGAATGGCGGGAGCATATAGTCAATGCCGTCCAATCCGGCATGCCTAAAGAGGGATTATATCAGCTGCTCCAAACCTACCGAAAGGAGCAGGAAGAAAAGACGTTACATGTCACCCATAGAAAGCTGACCGATTCGAATATGTCAGAGTGGAAGCGTCTTATGAGTGAAGCGAAAGCTATTGGCTTAAGCACTGAGGAAGTGAAAGCATTCCTCACCAACATGGGAGAACGCCGGTCGTAA
- a CDS encoding phage holin, translating into MEVQKISAGTIARLVLLLLALVNSALTAAGKSPIPIDEEGVQQFITLAFLGITSLWAYWKNNDITKKARTKKEE; encoded by the coding sequence TTGGAAGTTCAAAAAATTAGTGCAGGTACGATTGCAAGGCTTGTGCTGCTTTTGTTAGCGCTTGTTAACAGTGCTCTAACCGCTGCGGGAAAAAGCCCAATTCCTATTGATGAAGAAGGTGTTCAGCAATTCATCACCTTAGCTTTTCTTGGGATTACATCACTATGGGCCTATTGGAAAAACAATGATATTACGAAAAAAGCACGAACAAAAAAAGAAGAATAA